In Canis lupus familiaris isolate Mischka breed German Shepherd chromosome 9, alternate assembly UU_Cfam_GSD_1.0, whole genome shotgun sequence, a single window of DNA contains:
- the LOC119876596 gene encoding olfactory receptor 1L8-like, which translates to MEKANQASSVSEFILLGLSSQPEDQKPLFILFLTMYLITIIGNLLIILAIHSDPQLQTPMYFFLSFLSFTDICFTTTVVPRMLMSFLSKKTISYAGCLTQMYFIYALGNTDSCLLAVMAFDRYVAICDPFHYVTTMNRRCCVLLVAFSCSLPHFHSLVHTLLLNGLTFCDSNVIHHFLCDLSPLMKLSCSSTFVNEVVIISEGSVVLVTPFLCITLSYVRILIAVLKIPSAAGKRKAFSTCGSHLTVVTLFYGSIFYVYLQPLSTYSARDHIATIVYTVLSSMLNPFIYSLRNKDLKQGLRKLMGRRKS; encoded by the coding sequence ATGGAGAAAGCCAACCAAGCGAGCAGTGTCTCTGAGTTCATTCTCCTGGGACTCTCCTCCCAGCCTGAGGACCAGAAGCCACTCTTTATCCTCTTCCTCACCATGTACCTGATCACCATAATAGGGAACCTACTCATCATCCTGGCCATCCATTCTGATCCCCAGCTCCAGACCCCCatgtatttcttcttgagtttCCTGTCCTTCACTGATATTTGCTTTACAACAACTGTTGTCCCCAGGATGCTAATGAGCTTCCTTTCTAAGAAGACCATCTCCTATGCTGGGTGTCTGACACAGATGTATTTCATTTATGCTCTGGGCAACACCGACAGCTGCCTTCTGGCAGTCATGGCCTTTGACCGCTATGTGGCTATCTGTGACCCCTTCCACTACGTCACCACCATGAACCGCCGCTGCTGTGTCCTGCTGGTGGCCTTTTCCTGCTCACTTCCCCACTTCCACTCACTCGTACACACACTGCTACTGAACGGTCTCACTTTCTGTGACTCCAATGTCATCCACCACTTCCTCTGTGACCTCAGTCCCTTGATGAAATTGTCCTGTTCCTCCACATTTGTCAACGAAGTTGTGATAATATCAGAAGGTTCTGTTGTTTTGGTGACTCCATTTCTGTGCATCACTCTCTCTTATGTACGAATTCTCATCGCAGTTCTTAAGATCCCTTCAGCTGCTGGGAAACGCaaagccttctccacctgtgGCTCTCACCTCACCGTGGTCACACTCTTTTATGGAAGCATCTTCTATGTCTATTTACAGCCCCTGTCCACCTACAGTGCCAGGGACCACATAGCAACAATTGTCTACACAGTTCTTTCCTCCATGCTAAACCCTTTTATCTACAGCCTGAGAAACAAAGACCTGAAACAGGGCCTAAGGAAGCTGATGGGCAGGCGGAAGTCCTAG